ATGTTTCTCATGtcttaaaaatgttttacctttgtTAAATAATTTGTACACATTTTAACAACATGTACTTTTTAACTAATTCAAATGTAACATTCAATTGCTGTGTTTCATGATTTTATGCCGTTTTTATGTGTAAAAATGATGTACAAAATATATATGAGCTGTTTTAAAGGAATTGTGATACTAAaacttttcaaaaaaaaaaattatgagtATGGCACCCTGAGAATCTGCATTTATTATGTGAATCAAGGAAATTGTTGAGGATTTATGCATTCTGAAAAATCCCATGTTATCTTATCTGAGGCTTTGAACCATATACGGTGTATTTTGCTTGACGTGGTCATGTTTCTGTTATGATATTAGCGGTTTTAGTTAATGTAACCTTTTTTCAGATACTAGATATTCTGAATTTCTTTCCTTCGCCCCTATCACCCAGATATCCTTCGGCCTTATCCGCATGACCGCTGTCGTGATTCCCTTCCTGTACGTGGGAACTCTGATCAGCAAAAACTTTGCGGCTCTACTTGAGGAGCATGACATCTTCGTCCccgaggatgatgatgatgacgactgAACCTAGGTCAGTGTTGAGAAGAGAGGTATTGATACAGCTATTGACGTATAAAAGGCTAATAACATTACTAGTACCATGTGTGACACATAGGCTACCCTAAACTAAAACATATCTTCAATATACTATTGTCCCTAACAGTAGTTTAGAGTGCACACGTGCAACATCTTATTTACATAATGGTATGTACCTAATCCAAACAGTCATGTTGGAACATGTTGACATGGTACCAATGATTATCtaaaagagaatgaagagaaataatACAACTGTGAGAATTAATGACCATTGACATTGCTTGCATTTACATTCCTTCCCAGGGTGCTTTGCAATAATGATGGCATGCCACtatgaggaaggagagagagatgcccCCTTACAGGAGAAGATTGCCCTCATCATGATCCACCTCCCCATcgccttttttctctctctccactcttttAGTCCCACTTTCACCTCCTTGCCACGGATTACTACATATTTGATATCATTGTGAGGTCACAGCACAGTCAGACTTCACTTTTGCATGTGTCTTATTATTTACTCAATAAAGAGTCTAcgtgtgtaaaaaataaaaataacaacacATTTGTTGGGGTATGTTCTTTGGTGTTATTTTGTGGTTGTCCCTGTCATTCTATAAAACATGCATTCTTTGGTCTTATAACTCCAACCACAGCCTAGCCTATTTCAGCATGGTTTCATTTTGCTATATGTTGAAACAGCATATCAGTTTGAAGAATTCCAGGCTAACCACAGCCAGCCATAACAAAGAACAAACTATTGTATGGCTTCTTGGCTCTTCACAGCAGGTATCCAACTATCCATCCACCAACTCTATCTCTTCCTGCAGTGCTGCGTTCGCCAGTCTTGGGTGTCTCTTCCCCCTTCCTGCAGCGCTGCGTTGGCCAGTCTCAGGTGTCTCGACTCCCCTCTTGCAGCGCTGCGTTGGCCAGTCTCAGGTGTCTCGATTCCCCTCTTGCAGCGCTGCGTTAGCCAGTCTCAGGTGCTCCCTGAGGTCCCTGATCTCCAGCTCACTGCGACCCTTCATTCCAATCAGCTCCACGTACACCTCCTTGTAGCGGTCACACAAACTCTGCTTCTCCTAGAGGGGGGTCATAGACCAACACAGAGGAGACCAGTAGAGTGACATTTCTTatccacattgtgtgtgtgtatgtaaacacgtATGGTGGTTGAATGGTTGGTCTGGAGTGGAACAGTAGAAATGCCATATGCAATTACCTGTTTTTATGGTGTGCTATCAGGATTTTGTAAGGGTTGATCATGTGGATACAGAATATACCAGTAGTACCTTAGTTAGAGACTGCACTTCATTCCTTAGACAGTCAATCTCCTTTTGTAGGTACTCGGCCTCAATCTCCTTTGCTCGTAGCAGCATCTGGAGGGCAACACAGATACATCACTTTAGtatttttggtcatttagcatTTAGTGATGCAATACTCATCAATATGAAGATTATTCCACAATTTCTTCACCAGTATTGTGACAATGAATGAATAGTGCACCGATGTCACTGATGACCAGTACTAGTTGTTCTACATGGTTATTTTTAGGACCCCAGCAGCACGTCATTGAGGCAAGTTTTCAGGATTTTGAATGAATCTGGTCCAGCCAATAGATGGCAGCATCTGTAGGACaacattacagcatgaccaatcACCAATGGCTGGCACAAATCTACACACCAATCAATAGAGCAACTCCGATGTAAGCCTTGCTTCCAATCAGACCTAGTTTCAAATACTAATTCAGGAATTTCCATTACTTTTCAATACACTTCAAAACAAGTATTCAGATCATCTTTATTTGAAAAAACAAGCAGTTGAATATTGAAATGTGTTtggaaatactcaaatacactccAATGCATAAtgcatttaacccaggtatttgaaatatgtatttgaaaatactatcAAATACAAATAACCATTCAAATACTCAAATAGAAGTACTTGTTTTAGGCTGAGAATTTGAAAATAGTCATACACAGAAGAAGGCATTGAAATAACAAATGGTCAAATACAACATGTACTTGAATCCGGTTCTGCTTCCAATACAACTAATCAGAATGTCAAACTTTATTCTTACTTCCAATTCCGAGGGATTGCGCTCACAGTTGCCAGGGGAGGCGtttcctgacctctgacctgtgatGAAGTGGCGCATGTGGCTGATCTCCTCAGTCAGACGAGCCTGCAGTTCCTGAGACAAacatgaataagaaataaaaatacTTACTACTATTGCACTGTGTGACAGTATGGTACATTGCTTAAATTGATAATTAGAACATTCATTAGATAATTCATTTATTGTTAGTTAGTCTCATGACAGActgctcgctctcactctctctctgctctctttctttctcactctgctctctctcccccactctctccttcttctgtctctctctgctctttctttctccctctctcctctctctctgctctctttctctctgctctctctctccctctttctgctctctgaCCTGGTTCTCTCTGCGGAGctgttccatctctctgtccttccagctcagctctgtttctctgtctcctcctctctgctcggCCCGGTTCAACTCTAGGCACTTCTGGGAATATCTCTCTGACAGAACGTCTAACTCACTGTGGAGGGCATCAGCCTGGGGCCTGTAGAGAACCAAGAACACATGTttaacacacatgcatgtgggcaTGTCCGCACAGATGCATGAATGCACAACCACACTGATACACAAGCACAGGGTGGATAGTTATCCCATTAGAGAAAACGTTCTCTTCCACATTCTTTTGGTGCCTTTCACTTTGATGTCTGGCTAAAGAGAATGGATCTCACGTCTGTGCTCTGTACGTAGTATCCATATGGCCACCCCCTTCAGTCATCCTTCTGgctttctccacctccctctccagctcctccCTGTGAGCCTCCTTCAGGGCCTCAACTGCTATAGAGCACAGAAGTGGCATAACATGACAAGGAAAAGAGAAAACATTGAAGTGAAGAGGGGAGGGACAGGACACAGGAGGGTAGGAAACCTGTTCCACAACAAAAGTTGCTTTGTGACATCATCCCTATAAAAAGTGTAATTATTCACATAACACTCTACATTATATAACACAGTACTCCCAACAGGTCTCTCCTTCCCACCTTGTGCCGTGGCCTGGCTCTCCTCCTGCAgtaagctctctctctgtctctgcagctCTCGGACCTCCCTGGCGTGGCTTTCCTGGAGCTCCATCAGGTCCCTGCGGTGGGCCGCCTCCATGGCCTCTAGACGCTGGCCGCAGGGGGCCCATGGTacctccatccccatctccacACGCTCCTTACGCAGACACTCCACCTGCTGCCTGAGTGATAGcgcctgagagagagggagaggagggggtcaagacggggatagagaggggaggaagataggggagagatagaaagagggagcaggaagagggttgagagagaaaaGAGTGGGAAAGAGGGGAGAAGAAAGTGgaagtgtgagacagagagagagagggagaggaggtgggtcaagaggggatagagaggggaggaagataggggagagatagaaagagggagcgggaagaggaaagggaagagggttgagagagagatggagagagaaaatagtgggaaagagaggagaaggaagtggaagtgtgagacagagagagagagacagagacagagcgagagagagaaggacatgtgAGAAGCGTGAGGAAAGATTCCCTAAATTATTCATTATGTATATTGAAAAcatcctctctgtttctataatACCTTTACAAGACAGTTCTAAACCTTATGATTAAACACTCAAATGAACAAATAACTGTTTTACATCTACCTCCCTCTGAAAGACCGTTGCACTGGTCGTCTGAATCGTCTGATTAGGAATCGTCTGATTGGTCTGATTAGTCTGTGCACCAATCAGAGACAGCGCGCTCATCTCCCTGAATGTTAGACTCTCGAACTCCACCCACTTATTGTTGACGTCCATGTCCATGGTGTGAGTGACAGGTACAGGTACGCTGGCTTTCTTCAGATCCAGAGAGTCCCATCTGCTGCCCATCTCTCTGAAGGGGATCCCCCCCTCAAACcatctgttcctctcctccaatcGCTTGGCTTGCTCTCTGTCCCagccctctcctgcctctctctgactgtctgatgACGTGTTGGGGGAGGTGTCATCTAGATCCGGGGCCAAAGAGTCCATTTGACAAAGGTTGGAGGTGGAGATAGTGGTTTGAGGGTCGGAGTCTTCACAGGTGAGCACAGAGGGAGGCTGGCGAGACGACACAGGCTGAGAGTTTTCTCTTTCCTTGTCTGACCGTCTGTGATATAATAATGGGGACCATAGGAAAAGTGTTTCAGATATAGTTACATGGTCACAttttttactcttattattattacatttgtaCTCTTAGTATATTATTACATTTGTCTAATTGTCCTCTTGCTGCTTCCAATTCCATTCATTATGTCGTAAAGTAATTATGTGCATTTCTGTTGTGATCTTAGGCCACACCAGACTTTGTCTGCGTctgaaatggtaccctattctatTCCCTGTGATGTGCATGAATTCGTTTGGACCAGGACTAATAGGAGCTTTGATCCAAAGTAGTGcagtaaatagggaatagggtgccatttcagacacagtgcCACTTCAGACACACTTCCATTTCAGAAACAATGTCCTGCACTTAGACTGGTGTGGCCTAAGATCACAACAGAAATGCACATAATTACTTTACGACATAATGAATGGAATGCAATTTCAGACACAGCGTCATTTCAGACACAGCGTCATTTCAGACACAGCGTCATTTCAGACACAGTGCAATTTCAGACACACTGCCATTTCAGACCCAGTCAATAGAAAGACTCACGGTGTGATGTCTGAAGAGTGTCTGGGTTGGATAGTCCGTTTCAGCACATTAACCCACTTCCTCCTGATCCTGGAGGTCGAGGCTGACAGAGTGAACACTACTTTCTTCGTCTGGTTGAGATTAAGAGATAAAGAACAGAGAAAAGACACGACTGAGGGGTTACAAACAGGAAGGAACTAAAGCATATTGACACCTAGACTGCATCCGAAATGACACCCTATACgatatataatgcactactatatgggccctggtcaaaagtagtgcattatttaTGGATAGACTAGAAtaccatttcagatgcagcccaatactgtagtaatagtagtagtagtagtagtagtattagcagtagtagtagtagtagcaggattagtagcagtagttgtagcagtagcagcagtagtagtagaagtagtagtagtagcagcagtagtagtagtagttctagcagtagtagtagtggtagt
This sequence is a window from Oncorhynchus kisutch isolate 150728-3 linkage group LG1, Okis_V2, whole genome shotgun sequence. Protein-coding genes within it:
- the LOC109883668 gene encoding TRIO and F-actin-binding protein — protein: MRDAALSFYMDSEAEESDDLDGEIDLTTCMNVQDFDVEKNYGFQIHTKKVVFTLSASTSRIRRKWVNVLKRTIQPRHSSDITPRSDKERENSQPVSSRQPPSVLTCEDSDPQTTISTSNLCQMDSLAPDLDDTSPNTSSDSQREAGEGWDREQAKRLEERNRWFEGGIPFREMGSRWDSLDLKKASVPVPVTHTMDMDVNNKWVEFESLTFREMSALSLIGAQTNQTNQTIPNQTIQTTSATVFQREALSLRQQVECLRKERVEMGMEVPWAPCGQRLEAMEAAHRRDLMELQESHAREVRELQRQRESLLQEESQATAQAVEALKEAHREELEREVEKARRMTEGGGHMDTTYRAQTPQADALHSELDVLSERYSQKCLELNRAEQRGGDRETELSWKDREMEQLRRENQELQARLTEEISHMRHFITGQRSGNASPGNCERNPSELEMLLRAKEIEAEYLQKEIDCLRNEVQSLTKEKQSLCDRYKEVYVELIGMKGRSELEIRDLREHLRLANAALQEGNRDT